From a region of the Necator americanus strain Aroian chromosome Unknown Necator_2022.05.29.01.07, whole genome shotgun sequence genome:
- a CDS encoding uncharacterized protein (NECATOR_2022.05.29.01.07.G71.T1), whose protein sequence is MRSNDSRWVRTVSDWVSRDIKRTTGRPFGGHIFSRRSSKKIMMFFVSHAKEGTTERLWHAIETNERINGACLTTSKINGSQGHQDEDCRAGLIGLQALARGRGAFARKNAIFHAVFYDD, encoded by the coding sequence atgcgctctAACGACAGCCGTTGGGTCAGaaccgtgagcgactgggtttctcgcgatattaagcgcactacaggaagaccgttCGGTGGTCATATTTTTTCACGacgttcttcaaagaaaattatgatgtttttcgtgtcccacgcgaaagagGGAACCACTGAGCGACTGTGGCATGCGATCGagacaaatgaaagaattaatGGCGCCTGCTTGACCacttcgaagatcaacgggagtcaaggtcaTCAGGATGAAGACTGCAGGGCTGGCCTCATTGGTCTTCAagcgctcgctcgtggacgcggtgcGTTCGCAAGAAAGAATGCcatcttccacgccgttttttacgacgattag
- a CDS encoding uncharacterized protein (NECATOR_2022.05.29.01.07.G74.T1) gives MPTLSVFVAYAPTSSYEEEVEPFYACGPGKVLRGRSCLLQGHNCHSFCLTDVAVVAMFYTESHYCLLRGKFSFTRREEKAAKLRKRSLRTVINWHLFAMIAGFWEDSATDNIDEEYDLLVEHPSRLHEEDRVLKPPKNLLKLLS, from the exons ATGCCAACTTTGTCtgtcttcgtcgcttacgctccaacatctagctacgaagaagaagtcgaaccGTTCTATGCATGTGGACCTGGAAAAGTCCTACGgggaagatcatgccttctacaaggtcataactG TCATAGCTTCTGcttgacggatgtcgctgttgtggcAATGTTCTATACGGAATCGCACTATTGCCTCCTCCGcggaaaattttcgtttacCCGGAGGGAAGAGAAAGCCGCAAAGCTCAGGAAGCGAAGTCTCAGAACTGTCATTAACTGGCATCTTTTCGCTATgatagccggcttttgggaagattctgcaacggacaacatcgacgaggaatacgacctGCTCGTTGAACatccttcacgactgcacgaggAAGACAGAGTTTTGAAACCgccaaaaaatcttttgaaacTCTTAAGCTGA
- a CDS encoding uncharacterized protein (NECATOR_2022.05.29.01.07.G77.T1) — MVAASVDPWRSSLLCSALLHPLQYQDACVLSPHESFLSTADAVYSDVSMSRSDGDAVGRLPLQLRLPLLLLPEIFAECLLVSRASAVVASLVHECPVSRPVIGSNRKQGDDGSRFRLVCESTTLTCSRLDRSRSAAS; from the coding sequence ATGGTTGCAGCTTCGGTCGACCCATGGCGGTCCAGTCTCCTGTGCTCAGCATTGTTACATCCGCTCCAGTATCAAGACGCATGCGTACTGTCTCCCCATGAATCTTTTCTCTCTACGGCAGATGCGGTTTACAGCGATGTCAGCATGAGTCGAAGCGATGGTGACGCTGTTGGCAGACTTCCGCTTCAGCTTCGGCTTCCGCTTCTTCTTCTCccggaaatttttgcagaatgcTTGCTTGTGTCCAGAGCGTCTGCAGTCGTGGCATCTCTTGTTCACGAATGTCCAGTCTCTAGACCAGTGATTGGCTCCAACCGAAAACAAGGTGACGACGGCTCACGATTTCGACTCGTTTGCGAATCCACAACGTTGACATGCAGTAGACTTGATCGTTCGAGGAGTGCAGCATCctga
- a CDS encoding uncharacterized protein (NECATOR_2022.05.29.01.07.G76.T1) yields the protein MGVDTEFVTNSAVATGAVGTTGCKAECAVTAVTADRPESLSPEARWVSTQRFGQEKGKTGLELDPLFDRLGGRQRVLVPETDFTSSANGLGPVVGVLGQKLSS from the exons ATGGGTGTCGATACAGAATTCGTGACGAATTCGGCCGTGGCGACGGGTGCTGTTGGAACGACTGGGTGCAAAGCGGAG TGCGCGGTAACAGCAGTCACAGCAGATCGACCGGAGTCACTGTCACCGGAAGCCAGGTGGGTGTCTACTCAGCGGTTCGGCCAGGAAAAAGGCAAGACTGGTTTGGAACTTGACCCTCTGTTCGACCGGCTTGGAGGCCGACAGAGAGTCCTTGTACCAGAAACCGACTTCACCAGCAGTGCGAACGGGCTTGGACCCGTAGTTGGAGTTCTTGGGCAAAAATTATCATCCTGA
- a CDS encoding uncharacterized protein (NECATOR_2022.05.29.01.07.G72.T1), with the protein MLTEFDETRGCIGLQLYLQKTMFMRNGWVSDAPFTLNGANISECTSYVYLGREINMISNLTPQLDRRRGAACSAYKSSEDVVKKTDNTWVRAHLFNTTVLPALTCASETCAFRKQEKKHDDTNIKRAIERVMLGVSHFTQVRDGFRSPLLLTIED; encoded by the coding sequence ATGCTGACTGAGTTCGACGAAACACGTGGATgtatcggtcttcagctgtatctgcaaaagacgatgttcatgcgtaacggatgggtctcagATGCCCCATTCACACTCAACGGAGCGAACATATCTGAATGCACTAgttacgtttatctgggtcgggaaataAACATGATTAGCAACCTGACCCCCCAGCTAGACAGGAGGAGAGGAGCGGCTTGTTCAGCGTATAAGAGCagcgaggatgtagtgaagaagaccgaTAACACTTGGGttcgtgctcacctcttcaacaccaccgtacttcctgctttgacctgtgcttcggaaacctgtgCATTTCgtaagcaggaaaaaaaacacgatgaCACAAACATtaaacgcgcaattgagagagtgatgctggGAGTATCCCACTTCACACAAGTGAGAGACGGGTTTCGAAGTCCTCTCCTCCTAAcaatcgaagattag
- a CDS encoding uncharacterized protein (NECATOR_2022.05.29.01.07.G73.T1), which produces MSVRNRTSPSPNRIRAEHLKNLPPVLINTLARLFIRYLSECKVPKQWKTSKTVLLYKKGDPHDIGNYRCLLSVIYRLFTGVILNGIEKFWMKDSHANKQGFEKNSAQLTTFTLFPNSSRKDITRLRDSALLTLIDLKKASETTEAEAVI; this is translated from the coding sequence atgtcggtaagaaatcgtacgtcACCCAGTCCTAACAGGATAAGAGCcgaacatctgaagaaccttccgccagtactcatcaataccctggcgaggctctttatacgttacctgtcggaatgcaaggttcctaaacagtggaagaccagcaagaccgtgttgttgtataagaagggagatccacatgacattggCAACTATCGATGCTTGCTATCCGTCATCTACAGGCTCTTTACAGGAGTGATCCTAAACGGGATTGAAAAgttttggatgaaggacagccatgcgaacaagcaaggtttcgaaaagaattctgcacaattgaccacattcacactgtttccaAACTCATCACGAAAAGATATCACGAGATTACGGGATTCCGCCCTTCTCACCctcatcgacttgaaaaaggcCTCCGAAACAACTGAGGCGGAAGCGGTCATTTAA
- a CDS encoding uncharacterized protein (NECATOR_2022.05.29.01.07.G78.T1): MLHSSNDQVYCMSTLWIRKRVEIRLDIREQEMPRLQTLWTQASILQKFPGEEEAEAEAEAEREKIHGETVRMRLDTGADVTMLSTGDWTAMGRPKLQPSRLTLKSANNEPINFRGCYECNFIIDDHLEYVKPADGVLQQHMDALIAGIDGTSAYLDDIFVTSRTIGLHNTRLKTEISYVPWVRHQRTRTRLDPEKIKAIQKMPATKDFRKNC, translated from the exons ATGCTGCACTCCTCGAACGATCAAGTCTACTGCATGTCAACGTTGTGGATTCGCAAACGAGTCGAAATC AGACTGGACATTCGTGAACAAGAGATGCCACGACTGCAGACGCTCTGGACACAAGCAAgcattctgcaaaaatttccggGAGAAGAAGAAGCGGAAGCCGAAGCTGAAGCGGAA AGAGAAAAGATTCATGGGGAGACAGTACGCATGCGTCTTGATACTGGAGCGGATGTAACAATGCTGAGCACAGGAGACTGGACCGCCATGGGTCGACCGAAGCTGCAACCATCCCGTCTGACACTGAAGTCTGCCAACAACGAACCAATCAACTTCCGGGGATGCTACGAATGCAACTTCATCATTGATGATCATCTAGAATATG TGAAACCAGCTGATGGTGTACTCCAACAACATATGGATGCTCTTATCGCTGGAATAGATGGAACCTCAGCCTATCTTGACGACATATTTGTTACCAGTAGAACCATTGGCCTACACAATACTCGACTAAAG ACGGAGATCAGCTATGTACCTTGGGTTCGTCATCAACGCACAAGGACACGCCTCGATCCAGAAAAGATCAAAGCTATCCAGAAGATGCCCGCTACGAAGGATTTCCGTAAAAATTGTTGA
- a CDS encoding uncharacterized protein (NECATOR_2022.05.29.01.07.G75.T1) translates to MFNEQVVFLVDVVRCRIFPKAGYHSEKMPVNDSSETSLPELCGFLFPPGKRKFSAEEAIVRFRIEHCHNSDIRQAEAMTEDDVVNFIATPSTG, encoded by the coding sequence atGTTCAACGAGCaggtcgtattcctcgtcgatgttgtccgttgcagaatcttcccaaaagccggctatcATAGCGAAAAGATGCCAGTTAATGACAGTTCTGAGACTTCGCTTCCTGAGCTTTGCGGCTTTCTCTTCCCTCCGGgtaaacgaaaattttccgCGGAGGAGGCAATAGTGCGATTCCGTATAGAACATTgccacaacagcgacatccgtcaagCAGAAGCTATGACTGaagatgatgtggtcaatttcattgctacaccctccaccgggtga